A portion of the Caenorhabditis elegans chromosome III genome contains these proteins:
- the Y32H12A.7 gene encoding ABC1 atypical kinase-like domain-containing protein (Confirmed by transcript evidence) — protein sequence MIFGSTRLILYRCWAHSRAVSSRNFKLGIVLGMGGAVSLTRLRTLKCEAEHQDPWLLVPQKKVVVEKSTMMGIITLPITLIVVTYKAIRKMFRCISLFLRFSPILLTYPLTKIEAFENLWWRYLLWSLQHSGPTFIKLGQWASTRRDIFTKKFCDRLSVLHIQTKNKRFFRDKKKVMNEVFGKGFMKLHGKQVFLEIEPFSIGSGCIAQVYRGTVDISELEKATGKEYPELKGRTTQRIAIKVADKDVDKQIELDLSILRSGAWLMQHIVPALWYLDPTGALEQFEMVLRRQVDLRNEAKALKKFSDNFSSKETGIKFPIVLGYTKNVIVETFEEGIYINRLVAEEGQPELTARQSQAVRRRIALLGARALLKMIFVDNFVHGDLHPGNILIRFNDNEDNLRGVHKAPKADSALKRGLEWFRSLVNLRSAPRIRFTDSPDLEDEPTLVLLDTGIAISETPKNLHNLKSLFRSVVEKRGYDVGKLLLHQSPFQQCNDPERFCRQVEKLVLKARSEKSLRTLNISALLSEMFTIVAEHKVELDSAFTTVILSVMVLEGFGRSLDPDLDLFQCARPFLLNVLV from the exons ATGATATTCGGGTCGACGAGGTTAATTTTGTACAGGTGCTGGGCTCACAGCAGAGCCGTGAGctctagaaattttaaattaggaATTGTGCTCGGAATGGGTGGAGCTGTGTCTTTAACAAGGTTACGGACATTAAAATGTGAAGCAGAGCATCAAGATCCATGGCTTCTTGTTCCACAGAAA AAAGTCGTAGTGGAAAAATCAACGATGATGGGCATAATAACTCTACCGATTACATTGATCGTTGTCACTTATAAAGCAATAAGGAAAATGTTCAG ATGCATTAGCTTATTCCTTCGATTTTCTCCAATTCTTCTCACTTATCCTCTGACAAAAATAGAAGCATTCGAGAATCTTTGGTGGAGATATCTTCTGTGGTCTCTTCAACATTCTGGACCAACTTTTATTAAATTAGGACAATGGGCAAGTACACGAAGGGACATcttcacaaaaaagttttgtgatCGG ctctCCGTGCTTCATATTCAAACTAAAAACAAGAGATTCTTCCGtgataagaaaaaagtaatgaaTGAAGTATTTGGAAAAGGATTTATGAAATTGCATGGAAAACAAGTATTTCTCGAGATTGAACCATTTTCAATTGGCTCAGGATGTATTGCACAAGTATATCGAGGTACTGTAGATATCTCTGAACTTGAGAAGGCTACTGGAAAGGAATACCCAGAGCTTAAAGGACGTACAACACAACGGATTGCTATTAAAGTGGCTGATAAAGATGTTGATAAGCAAATTGAATTGGATCTTTCAATTCTGAGAAGTGGAGCATGGTTAATGCAACATATTGTACCGGCTCTTTGGTATTTGGATCCAACTGGAGCacttgaacaatttgaaatggtACTTCGGCGACAAGTTGACTTGAGAAATGAGGCGAAGGCTTTGAAgaagttttcagacaattttagtTCAAAAGAAACTGGAATTAAGTTTCCAATTGTGCTTGGATATACTAAAAATGTAATTGTGGAAACATTTGAAGAAGGAATTTATATTAATCGATTGGTTGCAGAGGAAGGACAGCCAGAG CTAACCGCCCGACAATCACAAGCAGTTCGACGGAGAATTGCTTTGCTCGGAGCCCGAGCCCTTCTCAAAATGATTTTCGTCGACAATTTTGTGCATGGTGACCTGCATCCGGGAAACATTCTGATTCGATTCAATGATAATGAAGATAATCTCAGAGGAGTACACAAGGCGCCGAAAGCAGACAGTGCACTTAAAAGAGGG cTGGAATGGTTTCGTTCACTGGTAAACTTGCGTTCAGCTCCAAGAATTCGTTTCACCGACTCTCCGGATCTTGAAGATGAGCCTACTCTGGTCCTTCTAGACACTGGAATTGCCATTTCCGAAACACCGaaaaatttgcacaatttgAAATCGCTTTTCAGAAGTGTTGTGGAGAAACGGGGATACGATGTCGGgaagcttcttcttcatcaaTCCCCCTTCCAACAGTGCAATGATCCGGAAAGGTTTTGCCGACAAGTGGAAAAGCTTGTGTTGAAGGCCAGAAGCGAAAAGAGCTTGAGAACT ctcaaTATCTCGGCACTTCTCTCAGAAATGTTCACAATTGTGGCGGAGCACAAAGTGGAGCTCGACTCGGCTttcactacagtaatcctgtcTGTAATGGTTCTCGAAGGATTCGGCCGATCTCTGGATCCGGATCTTGATCTCTTCCAATGCGCTAGACCGTTTTTATTAAATGTTCTCGTATAG
- the Y32H12A.7 gene encoding ABC1 atypical kinase-like domain-containing protein (Confirmed by transcript evidence) — protein MIFGSTRLILYRCWAHSRAVSSRNFKLGIVLGMGGAVSLTRLRTLKCEAEHQDPWLLVPQKKVVVEKSTMMGIITLPITLIVVTYKAIRKMFRCISLFLRFSPILLTYPLTKIEAFENLWWRYLLWSLQHSGPTFIKLGQWASTRRDIFTKKFCDRLSVLHIQTKNKRFFRDKKKVMNEVFGKGFMKLHGKQVFLEIEPFSIGSGCIAQVYRGTVDISELEKATGKEYPELKGRTTQRIAIKVADKDVDKQIELDLSILRSGAWLMQHIVPALWYLDPTGALEQFEMVLRRQVDLRNEAKALKKFSDNFSSKETGIKFPIVLGYTKNVIVETFEEGIYINRLVAEEGQPEFQLTARQSQAVRRRIALLGARALLKMIFVDNFVHGDLHPGNILIRFNDNEDNLRGVHKAPKADSALKRGLEWFRSLVNLRSAPRIRFTDSPDLEDEPTLVLLDTGIAISETPKNLHNLKSLFRSVVEKRGYDVGKLLLHQSPFQQCNDPERFCRQVEKLVLKARSEKSLRTLNISALLSEMFTIVAEHKVELDSAFTTVILSVMVLEGFGRSLDPDLDLFQCARPFLLNVLV, from the exons ATGATATTCGGGTCGACGAGGTTAATTTTGTACAGGTGCTGGGCTCACAGCAGAGCCGTGAGctctagaaattttaaattaggaATTGTGCTCGGAATGGGTGGAGCTGTGTCTTTAACAAGGTTACGGACATTAAAATGTGAAGCAGAGCATCAAGATCCATGGCTTCTTGTTCCACAGAAA AAAGTCGTAGTGGAAAAATCAACGATGATGGGCATAATAACTCTACCGATTACATTGATCGTTGTCACTTATAAAGCAATAAGGAAAATGTTCAG ATGCATTAGCTTATTCCTTCGATTTTCTCCAATTCTTCTCACTTATCCTCTGACAAAAATAGAAGCATTCGAGAATCTTTGGTGGAGATATCTTCTGTGGTCTCTTCAACATTCTGGACCAACTTTTATTAAATTAGGACAATGGGCAAGTACACGAAGGGACATcttcacaaaaaagttttgtgatCGG ctctCCGTGCTTCATATTCAAACTAAAAACAAGAGATTCTTCCGtgataagaaaaaagtaatgaaTGAAGTATTTGGAAAAGGATTTATGAAATTGCATGGAAAACAAGTATTTCTCGAGATTGAACCATTTTCAATTGGCTCAGGATGTATTGCACAAGTATATCGAGGTACTGTAGATATCTCTGAACTTGAGAAGGCTACTGGAAAGGAATACCCAGAGCTTAAAGGACGTACAACACAACGGATTGCTATTAAAGTGGCTGATAAAGATGTTGATAAGCAAATTGAATTGGATCTTTCAATTCTGAGAAGTGGAGCATGGTTAATGCAACATATTGTACCGGCTCTTTGGTATTTGGATCCAACTGGAGCacttgaacaatttgaaatggtACTTCGGCGACAAGTTGACTTGAGAAATGAGGCGAAGGCTTTGAAgaagttttcagacaattttagtTCAAAAGAAACTGGAATTAAGTTTCCAATTGTGCTTGGATATACTAAAAATGTAATTGTGGAAACATTTGAAGAAGGAATTTATATTAATCGATTGGTTGCAGAGGAAGGACAGCCAGAG TTTCAGCTAACCGCCCGACAATCACAAGCAGTTCGACGGAGAATTGCTTTGCTCGGAGCCCGAGCCCTTCTCAAAATGATTTTCGTCGACAATTTTGTGCATGGTGACCTGCATCCGGGAAACATTCTGATTCGATTCAATGATAATGAAGATAATCTCAGAGGAGTACACAAGGCGCCGAAAGCAGACAGTGCACTTAAAAGAGGG cTGGAATGGTTTCGTTCACTGGTAAACTTGCGTTCAGCTCCAAGAATTCGTTTCACCGACTCTCCGGATCTTGAAGATGAGCCTACTCTGGTCCTTCTAGACACTGGAATTGCCATTTCCGAAACACCGaaaaatttgcacaatttgAAATCGCTTTTCAGAAGTGTTGTGGAGAAACGGGGATACGATGTCGGgaagcttcttcttcatcaaTCCCCCTTCCAACAGTGCAATGATCCGGAAAGGTTTTGCCGACAAGTGGAAAAGCTTGTGTTGAAGGCCAGAAGCGAAAAGAGCTTGAGAACT ctcaaTATCTCGGCACTTCTCTCAGAAATGTTCACAATTGTGGCGGAGCACAAAGTGGAGCTCGACTCGGCTttcactacagtaatcctgtcTGTAATGGTTCTCGAAGGATTCGGCCGATCTCTGGATCCGGATCTTGATCTCTTCCAATGCGCTAGACCGTTTTTATTAAATGTTCTCGTATAG
- the Y32H12A.6 gene encoding Flavodoxin-like domain-containing protein (Confirmed by transcript evidence) has product MCAYQVPPLRPEGGPRGKEPQSWLEDYLEGKDEILLYITAALGVLMPGFVYLLYRKCHAYYERYSKKKEEERLAEELAESEAVVIVLGKEDGLAAPWAKVIHDKLCDEMVRKPMIWWSDSLDVKELMAFKGFCIFISETTAGGQPTPSTEWFLEWLEDLAADSKLRKKANFEKIRFSIVGFGSSDDGPAGFNKVARTLLKRMKILGARQITEVELFNTTDTDKQTMERFVEFSFELLLQMDKHLPGMSGEDTEESEVGDDRSESSSDDNEVEEKHKKSK; this is encoded by the exons ATGTGTGCCTACCAAGTTCCACCACTGCGACCTGAAGGAGGTCCACGTGGCAAGGAGCCGCAGTCGTGGCTCGAGGATTATTTGGAAGGAAAGGACGAGATTCTGCTATACATAACTGCCGCTTTGGGAGTTCTGATGCCGGGATTTGTCTATCTGCTCTATCGCAAGTGCCATGCATATTATGAACGTTATTCAAAG aaaaaagaagaagaacgaCTTGCCGAGGAACTTGCCGAATCAGAAGCCGTCGTAATAGTTCTAGGAAAAGAAGACGGGCTCGCAGCTCCGTGGGCCAAGGTGATTCACGACAAGCTTTGTGATGAAATGGTCCGAAAACCGATGATTTGGTGGTCAGACTCTTTGGATGTGAAGGAGTTAATGGCCTTCAAGggattttgtatttttatctCTGAAACTACGGCTGGTGGTCAGCCGACACCCTCGACAGAATGGTTTTTGGAATGGCTTGAGGATCTCGCAGCGGACTCGAAGCTTAGAAAGAAGgcgaatttcgagaaaatcagattttcaattgttgGCTTCGGAAGCAGTGATGATGGGCCAGCTGGGTTCAATAAAGTCGCCAGAACTTTGCTGAAACGAATGAAAATCTTGGGAGCTAGGCAAATTACTGAAGTCGAACTTTTCAATACAACTGACACTG ATAAGCAAACTATGGAGCGATTTGTGGAATTTTCGTTCGAACTCCTTTTGCAAATGGATAAGCATCTTCCTGGAATGAGTGGTGAAGACACCGAAGAATCGGAAGTTGGAGACGATAGATCTGAGAGCTCTTCGGATGATAATGAAGTCGAAGAGAAACATAAGAAgtcgaaataa